Part of the bacterium genome is shown below.
CCAGACGACGTCCGACCCGAAGAAGCGCGAGGCCATCTATCAGGAAGCGCAGCAGTTGATCTGGAACGACGCGCCGTGGATCTTCCTGTGGAGCCAGAACTTCTACATGGTGACGAGCAGTCATCTGGACGGCGTCACGACCACGCCGAACGAGAAGTGGGCCGCAATCTACGCGACGTGGAAGTAGCGCGGCGCGGCTGATCTCAGGGTAGGGCGGAGCGGCCTCATCGCCGGAGGGTTTCTCGCCTTTGCGATCCGCCGCCTCGTGGCGGCGGTGCCGACCCTGTTCGGGGTCACGCTCATCATTTTCTTCATGGTGCGCGTGCTGCCCGGAGATCCGGCGCGAGTCTTGGCCGGCCTCGAGGCCGACCAGACCGAGGTCAACCGGATCCGCGTGCAGTTGGGCCTGGACAAGCCGGTTCCGATCCAGTACGCGCGCTTCTTGGCGAACGCCGTCCGCGGCAACCTCGGACGGTCCGCCGTGACCCAGGCGCCGGTGGTCTCCGAGATCGCCGGCCGTCTCGGTCCGACGACGCTGCTCGCGGCCACGGCGACGGTGCTGGCCGGGACCTTGGGCGTCGCGTCGGGCATCGTCGTCAGTACCCGGCAGTACACTGCCGCCGACTATGCGGTGACCGTGCTGGCGCTCGCCGGCGTCAGCATCCCCGTCTACTGGCTCGGGCTGATGCTGATGCTCGTGTTCGCGGTGTTCCTGCATCTGCTGCCGGCCGGCGGCGATACCACGCCGCAGAGCCTGATCCTGCCGTCGATCACGCTGGCGGCCTTCAGCCTCGCGATCATCGAGCGGATGACCCGGAGCAGCATGCTCGAGAGCATGCGCCAGGACTACGTTCGGACCGCCCGTGCGAAGGGTCTGGCCGACCCGATCGTCGTCTATCGTCACGCGCTGCGCAACGCCCTCATTCCCGTGGTGACGGTCCTCGGGCTGCAGTTCGGCGCGCTGATCGGGGGCGCGATTCTCACCGAGACGACGTTCGCCTGGCCGGGGATCGGGCGCCTTTTGGTCGACGCGATCGCCCGGCGGGACTATCCCATTATCCAGGGCGTGGTGCTGCTGTTCGCGGTGACGTTCGTGCTCGTCAATCTGATCGTGGACTTGTTGTATGGCTACATCGATCCCCGTATCCGGTTCGGCTAGTGCCGGCCGACTCCGCGGCCGGCCACCATGTCATTGACGCCGGCAGGGGAGCGTGGGTTCCGCCACCCGCTGGCGGTGCTGGGACGGCTGGCGCGCAACCGCGCCGCCGTGGCCGGCTTCGCGGTGCTGGCCGTCATGGGTCTCGCGGCGCTGCTCGCGGGGGCGCTGCTGCCTTACGGCGCCGAAACCGCCGACCTCAACGCCGTGCTGCAGCCGCCGGGTCCGGCCCATCTGTTCGGCACCGACCAGCTCGGGCGCGACATCCTGGCGCGGATCGTCTACGGCGGCCGCATC
Proteins encoded:
- a CDS encoding ABC transporter permease, which gives rise to MRRLVAAVPTLFGVTLIIFFMVRVLPGDPARVLAGLEADQTEVNRIRVQLGLDKPVPIQYARFLANAVRGNLGRSAVTQAPVVSEIAGRLGPTTLLAATATVLAGTLGVASGIVVSTRQYTAADYAVTVLALAGVSIPVYWLGLMLMLVFAVFLHLLPAGGDTTPQSLILPSITLAAFSLAIIERMTRSSMLESMRQDYVRTARAKGLADPIVVYRHALRNALIPVVTVLGLQFGALIGGAILTETTFAWPGIGRLLVDAIARRDYPIIQGVVLLFAVTFVLVNLIVDLLYGYIDPRIRFG